In Cloacibacterium caeni, a single window of DNA contains:
- a CDS encoding ferritin: MNRDYIFDLLNQQIAKEQYAAQLYLSMSAWFLEQDLDGIANYFRVQSKEELMHSEKFFDYLNDIGGRIVLQEVRQPPHDFKDALEIFEKALEHEKLVTKSIFDIVKAANDAGDYSTAAFLQWFVNEQVEEEANASQLISKIKMVKDNPSALYLFDQELAKRVFVAE; the protein is encoded by the coding sequence ATGAACAGAGATTATATATTTGATTTGCTGAATCAGCAAATTGCAAAAGAACAATATGCAGCGCAATTGTACCTATCCATGAGCGCTTGGTTTTTAGAACAAGATTTAGACGGAATTGCCAATTATTTCAGAGTTCAGTCTAAAGAAGAACTGATGCATTCAGAAAAATTCTTTGATTATTTGAACGATATCGGTGGAAGAATTGTACTACAAGAAGTAAGACAACCTCCTCATGATTTCAAAGATGCTTTAGAAATTTTTGAAAAAGCTTTAGAGCACGAAAAATTAGTAACCAAAAGTATTTTTGACATTGTAAAAGCTGCTAATGATGCAGGAGACTACTCTACTGCTGCTTTCTTACAATGGTTTGTGAATGAACAGGTAGAAGAAGAAGCCAATGCTTCTCAATTGATTTCGAAAATTAAAATGGTGAAAGACAATCCTTCTGCTTTGTATCTTTTTGATCAAGAACTGGCGAAACGCGTTTTCGTAGCTGAATAA
- the lepA gene encoding translation elongation factor 4, with translation MKNIRNFCIIAHIDHGKSTLADRLLEYTNTVSQRELQAQTLDDMDLEKERGITIKSHAIQMDYEYKGEKYILNLIDTPGHVDFSYEVSRSIAACEGALLIVDAAQSIQAQTISNLYLALENDLEIIPILNKIDLPSANPEEVTDEIVNLLGCKPEDVLRVSGKTGAGVHELLEQIVERIPAPKGDENAPLQALIFDSVYNPFRGIEAYFKVVNGKISKGEKVKFMATDKVYEADEVGTLKLKQAPKSEIKCGDVGYIISGIKDAREVKVGDTITSMANPATEAIDGFEDVKPMVFAGIYPIESEDFEELRFSLEKLRLNDASLVFEPESSAALGFGFRCGFLGMLHMEIVQERLDREFNMNVITTVPNVSYYGYSKKEPNVPILINNPSEMMDPIALDRVEEPYIKATIITKSDFVGAVMTLCIEKRGEIVNQSYLTSDRVELVFNMPLSEVVFDFYDRLKSISKGYASFDYHPIGFRASKLVKMDILINGDMVDALSSLIHDSNAYYIGKKMCEKLRELIPRQQFDIAIQAALGAKVIARENVKALRKDVTAKCYGGDISRKRKLLEKQKEGKKKMKQIGRVEVPQSAFMAVLKLND, from the coding sequence GGAAAAAGAGCGTGGAATTACCATAAAATCTCACGCCATTCAAATGGATTATGAATATAAAGGCGAAAAATATATTCTCAACCTGATCGATACACCGGGACACGTAGATTTTTCTTACGAAGTATCTCGTTCTATCGCTGCTTGTGAAGGTGCACTTCTGATTGTAGACGCTGCACAAAGTATTCAAGCACAAACGATTAGCAACTTATATTTAGCGCTAGAAAACGATTTGGAAATTATTCCAATTCTGAATAAAATTGACTTACCTTCTGCTAATCCGGAAGAAGTTACCGATGAAATCGTAAATCTTCTCGGCTGTAAACCAGAAGATGTATTGCGTGTTTCTGGGAAAACAGGAGCTGGTGTTCATGAATTGCTTGAACAAATTGTAGAAAGAATTCCTGCGCCAAAAGGTGACGAAAATGCGCCGCTTCAAGCTCTAATTTTTGACTCAGTTTACAATCCTTTCCGTGGAATTGAAGCTTACTTTAAAGTAGTAAACGGTAAAATTTCTAAAGGTGAGAAAGTAAAATTCATGGCGACGGATAAAGTCTACGAAGCAGATGAAGTAGGAACGCTGAAACTAAAACAAGCGCCAAAATCTGAAATCAAATGCGGAGATGTAGGCTATATTATTTCTGGAATTAAAGATGCTAGAGAAGTAAAAGTAGGTGATACCATTACTTCTATGGCAAATCCTGCAACCGAAGCAATTGATGGTTTCGAAGATGTAAAACCAATGGTTTTCGCGGGAATTTATCCTATTGAATCTGAAGATTTTGAAGAATTAAGATTTTCTTTAGAAAAATTAAGGCTGAATGATGCTTCTTTGGTTTTCGAGCCAGAAAGTTCTGCGGCTCTTGGTTTCGGTTTCCGTTGTGGTTTCTTAGGAATGCTTCACATGGAAATTGTACAGGAACGTCTTGATAGAGAGTTCAACATGAACGTAATTACTACGGTTCCTAACGTTTCTTACTACGGATATTCTAAAAAAGAACCGAATGTTCCGATTTTGATTAATAACCCGTCAGAAATGATGGATCCTATTGCTTTAGATCGTGTAGAAGAACCTTATATCAAAGCTACCATTATTACAAAATCTGATTTTGTGGGTGCGGTAATGACGCTTTGTATAGAAAAACGTGGCGAAATTGTAAACCAATCTTATTTGACTTCAGACCGTGTAGAATTGGTATTTAACATGCCTTTGTCAGAAGTTGTTTTTGATTTTTATGACAGATTAAAATCAATTTCTAAAGGTTATGCAAGTTTTGATTACCATCCAATTGGTTTTAGAGCTTCTAAATTGGTGAAAATGGACATTTTAATCAATGGAGATATGGTAGATGCCCTTTCGTCGTTAATTCACGATAGCAACGCGTATTACATTGGTAAAAAAATGTGCGAAAAACTAAGAGAATTGATTCCTCGTCAACAGTTTGATATTGCAATTCAGGCTGCTCTTGGTGCAAAAGTTATCGCCCGTGAAAACGTAAAAGCTCTGAGAAAAGACGTTACCGCAAAATGTTACGGTGGTGATATTTCCAGAAAACGTAAACTCCTAGAAAAGCAGAAAGAAGGAAAGAAAAAGATGAAGCAAATTGGTAGAGTCGAAGTTCCACAATCTGCATTTATGGCAGTTTTGAAATTGAATGATTAA